A window from Setaria italica strain Yugu1 chromosome VIII, Setaria_italica_v2.0, whole genome shotgun sequence encodes these proteins:
- the LOC101783325 gene encoding putative pumilio homolog 13 isoform X1, protein MEGSQSSEEASRFRAFGNGVSGAAQESAGDRELHDVGIASQAAGAYLNGRRSFPSEFSMYDTSVDGSNQHFQGLSHSGSLHDEQSLASAFEGMTLSLQARTNDLPTSHHNVGLTNGHYPSGHLDVTLNHMPATRQDDSLPLQFSAAHDKQNSDIEHREHGYGFPPHLGKFSRTSALQSFNSNFGVTYHPSTASASPFQQQCYVDGQSQMYRPNDQNVSSNFIWPHDIGVQPYSIIQPHYVCPQMQQVSGFDVYQHRSNEHAAVCTPANVPSSHIGTPNSHGLENGYPYFNVAAFQKRYSNRLNNAFTDGFPSTSYSESSCGSGDFRHFQQAERFFRPSGQGFSHHQQTDNLVHSYGLGLSHHQTSGRFNIVSYPERTLPSHDVGNSTGVIKFSPSVNGYADMDHRINGYGHDHLGIQSNNPMLQLLSPKTELTVDEVVGRICILAKDQNACHFLLKMLTEGTQEDADKVFYEIIDHIGELIVDPVANCLVQKILGINDRRMCIICEITKAPAELIKVCCNPHGTRVMQKVIETINTTEASMVVTALSHGIVRLMTDTNGNHVVNRCLDTFLPEHRAFIIEAAASRYLQLARDRHGCCVLQKCIEHSNDEQRNDLLSKITSSALRLSEDQYGNYVIQFILGLKIEWATARVVDELAGHIGHLSMQKSGSHVVEHCIMQAPQLMSDRIVNELKNDPRLLQIIIHEYGNYVIQTVLRHCQQGERHVAFVEAIRPHAATLRSNMYGKRVLSTTYLKNKHHRFGFC, encoded by the exons ATGGAGGGATCACAGAGTAGTGAGGAAGCTTCAAGGTTCAGAGCTTTTGGCAACGGTGTCTCTGGTGCTGCCCAGGAGAGTGCTGGTGACAGGGAGCTCCATGATGTGGGGATTGCTTCTCAGGCTGCAGGGGCTTATCTGAATGGTAGAAGGTCATTCCCTTCCGAGTTTTCCATGTATGACACATCCGTGGATGGAAGCAATCAGCATTTTCAGGGTTTGTCTCACAGTGGCAGTCTGCATGATGAGCAGTCCCTTGCATCTGCTTTTGAGGGCATGACTCTCAGTCTCCAGGCTCGTACAAATGATCTGCCTACCAGCCATCACAATGTGGGGCTGACAAATGGACACTATCCATCTGGACATCTGGATGTTACCCTGAACCACATGCCTGCGACACGCCAAGATGATTCTCTGCCTCTACAGTTTAGTGCAGCACATGACAAGCAAAATTCTGATATTGAACACCGAGAACATGGTTATGGGTTTCCACCGCACTTGGGGAAATTTTCAAGAACTTCTGCGCTGCAAAGTTTCAATAGCAATTTTGGTGTTACTTACCACCCATCAACTGCATCTGCTTCACCCTTCCAGCAACAATGTTATGTTGATGGGCAATCTCAGATGTACAGGCCCAATGATCAGAATGTTAGCTCAAACTTCATATGGCCGCATGATATCGGTGTACAACCATACTCTATTATCCAACCACATTATGTCTGTCCACAAATGCAACAAGTTTCTGGTTTTGATGTTTATCAACATAGAAGCAATGAGCATGCTGCAGTTTGCACTCCTGCAAATGTCCCATCCTCGCATATTGGAACACCAAATTCTCATGGGCTGGAAAATGGGTATCCTTACTTCAATGTTGCTGCTTTTCAGAAGAGGTATAGTAACCGGCTGAATAATGCATTCACAGATGGCTTCCCCAGTACATCTTACTCTGAAAGTTCATGTGGCAGTGGTGATTTTCGccattttcagcaagctgaaaGGTTTTTCCGTCCATCTGGACAAGGTTTTTCGCATCATCAGCAAACAGATAACCTAGTTCATTCATATGGACTAGGTTTGTCGCACCATCAGACATCTGGTAGATTCAACATAGTAAGTTATCCAGAAAGGACCCTGCCCAGTCATGATGTTGGAAATTCAACTGGAGTTATCAAGTTTTCTCCCTCAGTTAATGGCTATGCTGatatggatcacaggattaaTGGTTATGGTCATGACCATCTTGGCATTCAGAGTAATAATCCCATGCTCCAGTTATTGTCCCCAAAAACTGAGCTGACAGTTGATGAAGTTGTTGGAAGAATATGTATCCTGGCAAAGGATCAGAATGCCTGCCACTTTCTGCTGAAAATGTTAACAGAAGGCACTCAAGAGGATGCTGATAAAGTCTTCTATGAAATAATTGATCATATTGGTGAACTTATTGTGGATCCAGTTGCCAACTGTTTGGTGCAGAAGATTCTTGGAATCAATGACCGAAGGATGTGCATAATTTGTGAAATCACCAAAGCACCTGCAGAGCTTATTAAAGTTTGTTGCAACCCGCATGG GACTCGTGTAATGCAAAAGGTCATAGAGACTATAAATACCACAGAGGCTTCGATGGTTGTGACTGCATTGAGCCACGGAATAGTGCGTTTGATGACAGATACTAATGGAAACCATGTTGTGAACCGCTGCTTGGATACATTCTTACCTGAGCACAGGGCG TTCATTATTGAGGCTGCTGCATCACGCTATCTTCAACTAGCAAGGGATCGTCATGGCTGTTGTGTCCTTCAGAAATGTATTGAACATTCAAATGACGAACAGAGGAACGATTTGTTGAGCAAGATTACATCCAGTGCCCTTAGGCTTTCAGAAGATCAGTATGG GAACTATGTTATTCAGTTTATTCTTGGCCTCAAAATTGAATGGGCAACAGCCAGAGTAGTGGATGAGCTGGCGGGTCACATTGGACATTTGTCTATGCAAAAGAGCGGTAGCCAcgttgtggagcattgcataaTGCAGGCACCACAGCTGATGTCTGATAGGATTGTCAACGAACTCAAGAATGATCCTCGATTGCTGCAGATCATAATTCATGAGTATGGGAACTATGTGATTCAAACAGTACTTAGACATTGCCAG CAGGGTGAACGGCATGTTGCCTTTGTCGAAGCTATCAGACCGCACGCTGCTACACTGCGGAGCAACATGTATGGGAAGAGGGTTCTCTCAACGACATACTTGAAGAACAAGCACCACCGATTTGGCTTCTGTTAA
- the LOC101784409 gene encoding proline-rich receptor-like protein kinase PERK2 — MKAANPNPRHKPMPPPAVPAAAAAAAHNPQAASSRASSSSSSAADANPNRRTHPGNAASTASGAASAPPDPAPSLNGEAGRSPLLPAPHPPPTLGASPLLPPPPPVPLPPSRPLLTVAAVEAVMDAIPPPPRYGLEDLDRRTVALSDGTVRTYFALPLEPPPQLRQPPPPIPAHLLAPPPPPPPALLRPPLERWAPPPMPMPALLPTAGLLPMPVPKRKWEDQANGGVPGQSSGRQQQHKADARAAKQVKVEETGVDPKALKSSFLKMVKLMNESEIAKKNYRADGKLCQLKCPVCQRDSIDLHALLNHAYHAKNAEHRADHLGFHKALCVLMGWNYSVAPVHKTAYQALSTADAEANQGDLILWPPTVIIENAYKSTNDGQKDVMSNKDMESKLREMGFAGVDVQPLPGKNGQRSMHAKFPASLDGLNKASQLVELFECQGHGRAAWARIRSIAVDGANHPLVVKVDGKGERTWVLYGYLATAWDLDMLDPESKQNVTVKSRKELDLD; from the exons ATGAAGGCCGCCAACCCGAATCCCAGGCACAAGCCGATGCCTCCGCCCGCCGtgccagctgctgctgcggcggcggcgcacaacCCGCAGGCCGCCTCCTCCAGggcgtcctcctcatcctcgtctGCTGCCGATGCCAACCCCAACAGGCGCACTCACCCCGGCaacgccgcctccaccgccagtGGCGCCGCATCCGCGCCCCCGGACCCCGCCCCGAGCCTCAACGGGGAGGCCGGCCGATCCCCTCTGCTCCCCGCGCCGCACCCTCCTCCTACCCTGGGCgcgtcgccgctgctgccgccgccgccccccgtgcCCCTGCCCCCGTCGCGGCCGCTGCTCaccgtggcggcggtggaggccgtGATGGacgccatcccgccgccgccgcggtacGGGCTGGAGGACCTCGACCGCCGCACCGTCGCGCTCTCCGACGGCACTGTGCGCACCTACTTCGCGCTCCCgctcgagccgccgccgcagctccgccagccgccgccgccgatacCGGCGCACCTCTTggcccccccgccgccgccgccgccggccctgctGCGCCCGCCCCTCGAGCGGTGGGCTCCGCCGCCCATGCCCATGCCCGCGCTCTTGCCCACTGCTGGGCTGCTTCCCATGCCGGTCCCGAAGCGGAAATGGGAGGATCAGGCCAATGGTGGTGTGCCTGGGCAATCCTCCGGACGCCAACAGCAGCATAAGGCTGATGCGCGTGCTGCGAAGCAGGTGAAGGTGGAGGAGACGGGGGTGGACCCCAAGGCGCTGAAGAGCTCCTTTCTTAAGATGGTGAAGCTGATGAATGAGAGTGAAATAGCTAAGAAGAATTACCGGGCTGATGGGAAGCTTTGCCAGCTGAAGTGCCCTGTCTGTCAAAG GGATTCTATAGATTTGCATGCGCTCCTCAATCATGCATACCATGCAAAGAATGCGGAGCATCGTGCAGATCACCTAGGATTTCACAAAGCATTATGTGTTCTTATGGGTTGGAATTACTCGGTAGCCCCTGTTCACAAAACCGCTTACCAAGCATTATCTACTGCTGATGCTGAAGCCAATCAAGGAGATCTTATCTTGTGGCCTCCAACAGTCATTATCGAGAACGCATACAAGTCAACGAACGACGGACAAAAGGATGTCATGAGTAATAAAGATATGGAGAGCAAGCTGAGAG AGATGGGCTTTGCCGGTGTAGATGTGCAGCCACTGCCTGGGAAGAACGGGCAGAGGTCCATGCATGCGAAGTTTCCAGCCAGCCTCgacggtctcaacaaggcgtcaCAGCTTGTTGAGTTATTTGAGTGCCAAGGCCACGGGCGGGCAGCTTGGGCTCGCATCCGGAGCATCGCTGTTGATGGGGCCAACCACCCCTTGGTGGTGAAGGTGGATGGCAAGGGGGAGCGGACTTGGGTCCTCTATGGCTACTTGGCCACGGCATGGGACCTGGACATGCTTGACCCCGAGTCGAAGCAGAATGTGACTGTAAAGAGCAGAAAGGAGCTCGATTTAGACTAG
- the LOC101783325 gene encoding putative pumilio homolog 13 isoform X2 — protein MEGSQSSEEASRFRAFGNGVSGAAQESAGDRELHDVGIASQAAGAYLNGRRSFPSEFSMYDTSVDGSNQHFQGLSHSGSLHDEQSLASAFEGMTLSLQARTNDLPTSHHNVGLTNGHYPSGHLDVTLNHMPATRQDDSLPLQFSAAHDKQNSDIEHREHGYGFPPHLGKFSRTSALQSFNSNFGVTYHPSTASASPFQQQCYVDGQSQMYRPNDQNVSSNFIWPHDIGVQPYSIIQPHYVCPQMQQVSGFDVYQHRSNEHAAVCTPANVPSSHIGTPNSHGLENGYPYFNVAAFQKRYSNRLNNAFTDGFPSTSYSESSCGSGDFRHFQQAERFFRPSGQGFSHHQQTDNLVHSYGLGLSHHQTSGRFNIVSYPERTLPSHDVGNSTGVIKFSPSVNGYADMDHRINGYGHDHLGIQSNNPMLQLLSPKTELTVDEVVGRICILAKDQNACHFLLKMLTEGTQEDADKVFYEIIDHIGELIVDPVANCLVQKILGINDRRMCIICEITKAPAELIKVCCNPHGTRVMQKVIETINTTEASMVVTALSHGIVRLMTDTNGNHVVNRCLDTFLPEHRAFIIEAAASRYLQLARDRHGCCVLQKCIEHSNDEQRNDLLSKITSSALRLSEDQYGNYVIQFILGLKIEWATARVVDELAGHIGHLSMQKSGSHVVEHCIMQAPQLMSDRIVNELKNDPRLLQIIIHEYGNYVIQTVLRHCQGERHVAFVEAIRPHAATLRSNMYGKRVLSTTYLKNKHHRFGFC, from the exons ATGGAGGGATCACAGAGTAGTGAGGAAGCTTCAAGGTTCAGAGCTTTTGGCAACGGTGTCTCTGGTGCTGCCCAGGAGAGTGCTGGTGACAGGGAGCTCCATGATGTGGGGATTGCTTCTCAGGCTGCAGGGGCTTATCTGAATGGTAGAAGGTCATTCCCTTCCGAGTTTTCCATGTATGACACATCCGTGGATGGAAGCAATCAGCATTTTCAGGGTTTGTCTCACAGTGGCAGTCTGCATGATGAGCAGTCCCTTGCATCTGCTTTTGAGGGCATGACTCTCAGTCTCCAGGCTCGTACAAATGATCTGCCTACCAGCCATCACAATGTGGGGCTGACAAATGGACACTATCCATCTGGACATCTGGATGTTACCCTGAACCACATGCCTGCGACACGCCAAGATGATTCTCTGCCTCTACAGTTTAGTGCAGCACATGACAAGCAAAATTCTGATATTGAACACCGAGAACATGGTTATGGGTTTCCACCGCACTTGGGGAAATTTTCAAGAACTTCTGCGCTGCAAAGTTTCAATAGCAATTTTGGTGTTACTTACCACCCATCAACTGCATCTGCTTCACCCTTCCAGCAACAATGTTATGTTGATGGGCAATCTCAGATGTACAGGCCCAATGATCAGAATGTTAGCTCAAACTTCATATGGCCGCATGATATCGGTGTACAACCATACTCTATTATCCAACCACATTATGTCTGTCCACAAATGCAACAAGTTTCTGGTTTTGATGTTTATCAACATAGAAGCAATGAGCATGCTGCAGTTTGCACTCCTGCAAATGTCCCATCCTCGCATATTGGAACACCAAATTCTCATGGGCTGGAAAATGGGTATCCTTACTTCAATGTTGCTGCTTTTCAGAAGAGGTATAGTAACCGGCTGAATAATGCATTCACAGATGGCTTCCCCAGTACATCTTACTCTGAAAGTTCATGTGGCAGTGGTGATTTTCGccattttcagcaagctgaaaGGTTTTTCCGTCCATCTGGACAAGGTTTTTCGCATCATCAGCAAACAGATAACCTAGTTCATTCATATGGACTAGGTTTGTCGCACCATCAGACATCTGGTAGATTCAACATAGTAAGTTATCCAGAAAGGACCCTGCCCAGTCATGATGTTGGAAATTCAACTGGAGTTATCAAGTTTTCTCCCTCAGTTAATGGCTATGCTGatatggatcacaggattaaTGGTTATGGTCATGACCATCTTGGCATTCAGAGTAATAATCCCATGCTCCAGTTATTGTCCCCAAAAACTGAGCTGACAGTTGATGAAGTTGTTGGAAGAATATGTATCCTGGCAAAGGATCAGAATGCCTGCCACTTTCTGCTGAAAATGTTAACAGAAGGCACTCAAGAGGATGCTGATAAAGTCTTCTATGAAATAATTGATCATATTGGTGAACTTATTGTGGATCCAGTTGCCAACTGTTTGGTGCAGAAGATTCTTGGAATCAATGACCGAAGGATGTGCATAATTTGTGAAATCACCAAAGCACCTGCAGAGCTTATTAAAGTTTGTTGCAACCCGCATGG GACTCGTGTAATGCAAAAGGTCATAGAGACTATAAATACCACAGAGGCTTCGATGGTTGTGACTGCATTGAGCCACGGAATAGTGCGTTTGATGACAGATACTAATGGAAACCATGTTGTGAACCGCTGCTTGGATACATTCTTACCTGAGCACAGGGCG TTCATTATTGAGGCTGCTGCATCACGCTATCTTCAACTAGCAAGGGATCGTCATGGCTGTTGTGTCCTTCAGAAATGTATTGAACATTCAAATGACGAACAGAGGAACGATTTGTTGAGCAAGATTACATCCAGTGCCCTTAGGCTTTCAGAAGATCAGTATGG GAACTATGTTATTCAGTTTATTCTTGGCCTCAAAATTGAATGGGCAACAGCCAGAGTAGTGGATGAGCTGGCGGGTCACATTGGACATTTGTCTATGCAAAAGAGCGGTAGCCAcgttgtggagcattgcataaTGCAGGCACCACAGCTGATGTCTGATAGGATTGTCAACGAACTCAAGAATGATCCTCGATTGCTGCAGATCATAATTCATGAGTATGGGAACTATGTGATTCAAACAGTACTTAGACATTGCCAG GGTGAACGGCATGTTGCCTTTGTCGAAGCTATCAGACCGCACGCTGCTACACTGCGGAGCAACATGTATGGGAAGAGGGTTCTCTCAACGACATACTTGAAGAACAAGCACCACCGATTTGGCTTCTGTTAA
- the LOC101783998 gene encoding putative H/ACA ribonucleoprotein complex subunit 1-like protein 1: MRPPRGRGGGGRFGGGGGRGGGGGRFGGGGRGGGRFGGGGFRDEGPPAEVVEVSTFLHACEGDAVTKLTNEKVPYFNAPIYLQNKTQIGKVDEIFGPINESYFSVKMMEGIIATSYNEGDKFYIDPMKLLPLSRFLPQPKGQSQGAPRGGGRGGRGGGRGRGGSFRGGRGPPRGRGGPPRGGGRGGFRGRGRF, from the exons ATGCGGCCACCGagagggcgcggcggaggcggccgcttcggcggtggtggcggccgcggtggcggcggcggccggttcggcggcggaggccgtggcGGGGGccggttcggcggcggcgggttccgCGACGAGGGCCCGCCCGCGGAGGTCGTCG AGGTGTCGACGTTCCTGCACGCCTGCGAGGGGGACGCGGTGACGAAGCTCACGAACGAGAAGGTGCCCTACTTCAACGCGCCCATCTACCTCCAGAACAAGACCCAGATCGGCAAGGTTGACGAGATCTTCGGCCCCATCAACGAATCC TATTTCTCTGTGAAGATGATGGAAGGGATCATTGCAACATCGTACAATGAAGGCGACAAGTTCTACATTGACCCCATGAAATTGTTGCCTCTGTCGCGCTTCCTGCCACAACCAAA GGGACAATCTCAAGGAGCACCAAGaggtggtggccgtggtggaAGAGGTGGTGGCCGAGGCCGTGGTGGTTCATTCCGTGGTGGAAGAGGACCACCGAGGGGCCGTGGTGGACCTCCCAGGGGTGGAGGGCGTGGTGGCTTTAGAGGCCGAGGCAGATTCTAG
- the LOC101784811 gene encoding protein Rf1, mitochondrial: protein MSSRARLSSIFRTTASSASPPRAPHLALAAATERVRSGTFGPEDARHLLDELRRRGTPVPERALNGFLAALARAPPSTACSDGPALAVTFFNGMSRAAGPKVLSLSSHTYGILMGCCTRARRPDLAPAFFGQLLRTGLGVDVITFNNLLKGLCEAKRTDDALDALLHRMPELVCVPNVVSYNILLKSFCDNRESRRALELLRRMAEKGSGCSPDVVSYNTVIDGFFKEGEVDKGCDLINEMMQQGISPDLVTYNSSIDALCKARAMDKAEAVLRQMVRKGVRPDNWSYTNLIFAYSARGEWNEAVRIFKEMTSRGLLPNIATWNSLMASLCKHGKIKEARDVFDSIATKGQEPDTVSYLILLDGYATEGCFVDMTDLFNLMLGDGVAPDVRIFNVLIKGYAKCGMLDRAMIIFSEMRHQGAKPDVVTYLTVIAAHCRMAKMDDAMEIFNEMIDQGVAPSIATYQCLIQGFCTHGGLLKAKELVFEMTSKGMRPDIVHLTSIINSLCKEGRVVDAQDIFDLLVSIGLHPDVFVYSSLMDGYCLVGKMEKALRVFDAMVSAGIEPNVVVYGALVNGYCKLGRIDDGLTVFREMVHKGIKPSTFMYNIVLDGLFRAGRTVSAKERFHEMIESGISVGTDTYNTVLSGLCKNNCPDEAIALFKKLQAMNVKINIVTINIMIIVMFKTRRTEGAKDLFASIPASGLVPSVETYDLMMTNLIKEGLPEEADDVFLSMENAGFDPNSRLLNHVVRALLEKHEIVRAGTYLSKIDERNFSLEDSTTMLLVDLFTSRGTCQEQIKYLPEKYHFLAGAGSS from the coding sequence ATGTCCTCCCGTGCCCGCCTCTCCTCCATCTTCCGCACCACAGCGTCCTCAGCGTCACCACCGCGCGCTCCCCACCtcgccctggccgccgccacggAGCGCGTGCGGTCCGGGACGTTCGGCCCGGAGGACGCACGCCACCTGCTCGACGAATTGCGGCGGCGAGGCACCCCCGTTCCCGAGCGCGCGCTGAACGGATTCCTCGCCGCcctcgcgcgcgcgccgccctccaccgCCTGCAGCGACGGGCCTGCGCTCGCCGTCACTTTCTTCAACGGCATGTCACGAGCTGCCGGCCCAAAGGTTCTGTCGCTCTCATCCCACACCTACGGCATCCTCATGGGCTGCTGCACCCGTGCGCGCCGCCCGGATCTAGCGCCTGCCTTCTTCGGCCAGCTCCTCAGGACAGGGTTGGGCGTCGATGTCATCACATTCAACAACCTCCTCAAGGGCCTCTGTGAAGCAAAGCGGACTGACGACGCTTTGGACGCGCTGCTCCACAGGATGCCCGAGTTGGTCTGTGTGCCCAATGTTGTCTCCTACAACATACTTCTGAAGAGCTTCTGCGACAACAGAGAGAGTCGGAGGGCACTTGAATTGCTCCGGAGGATGGCTGAGAAGGGATCTGGCTGCTCGCCCGACGTGGTCTCATACAACACGGTCATTGATGGCTTCTTTAAGGAGGGTGAAGTTGATAAAGGATGCGATCTAATAAATGAAATGATGCAGCAGGGGATTTCACCCGATCTAGTGACTTATAACTCCAGTATTGATGCACTATGCAAGGCAAGAGCAATGGACAAGGCAGAGGCGGTCCTCCGACAAATGGTTCGTAAAGGTGTTCGTCCGGATAACTGGTCATATACTAACTTGATCTTTGCATATTCCGCTAGGGGTGAGTGGAATGAGGCGGTCAGGATATTCAAAGAAATGACTAGTCGGGGACTCCTACCAAATATTGCTACGTGGAACTCGTTAATGGCTTCCCTTTGCAAGCATGGAAAAATTAAGGAAGCTAGAGATGTTTTTGACTCGATCGCAACGAAGGGCCAGGAGCCTGATACTGTCTCATACCTAATTCTGCTTGATGGGTACGCTACTGAAGGATGCTTTGTTGATATGACAGACCTCTTCAATTTGATGCTAGGAGATGGTGTTGCACCTGACGTCCGTATTTTCAATGTACTGATCAAGGGATATGCTAAATGTGGAATGCTGGATCGGGCTATGATTATCTTCAGTGAAATGAGGCATCAAGGAGCAAAACCTGATGTGGTAACCTATTTGACAGTCATAGCTGCACATTGCAGGATGGCTAAAATGGACGATGCTATGGAAATATTTAATGAAATGATTGATCAAGGAGTAGCACCCAGTATAGCTACTTACCAGTGCCTGATTCAGGGTTTTTGTACTCATGGTGGTTTGCTGAAAGCTAAGGAATTGGTTTTTGAAATGACGAGTAAAGGCATGCGTCCTGACATTGTGCACTTAACTTCAATAATAAACAGCCTTTGCAAAGAGGGAAGGGTAGTGGACGCACAGGATATATTTGACTTACTTGTAAGTATCGGTCTGCATCCTGATGTTTTTGTGTATAGTTCGCTGATGGATGGATACTGCCTAGTTGGCAAGATGGAGAAAGCATTGAGAGTATTTGATGCTATGGTGTCAGCTGGCATTGAACCTAATGTTGTAGTGTATGGCGCACTTGTTAATGGCTATTGTAAACTTGGAAGGATTGATGATGGGTTGACTGTTTTCAGAGAAATGGTGCATAAGGGAATCAAGCCCTCAACTTTTATGTACAACATTGTACTGGATGGGTTATTCCGGGCTGGGAGAACAGTTTCTGCAAAGGAAAGATTCCATGAAATGATCGAGAGCGGGATCTCAGTGGGCACTGACACATACAACACCGTTCTTAGTGGACTTTGCAAAAACAATTGCCCTGATGAAGCAATTGCGCTTTTCAAGAAATTACAAGCGATGAATGTAAAGATTAATATTGTGACTATTAATATTATGATTATTGTAATGTTCAAAACTAGGAGAACTGAAGGAGCTAAGGATCTGTTTGCTTCTATCCCTGCAAGTGGGCTGGTGCCTTCTGTTGAGACTTATGATTTAATGATGACAAATCTTATTAAAGAAGGGTTaccggaagaggcagatgatgTCTTTTTATCCATGGAGAATGCTGGCTTTGATCCCAACTCTCGACTGCTGAATCATGTGGTCAGGGCGTTGCTAGAGAAACACGAAATAGTCAGGGCTGGAACTTATCTTTCTAAAATTGATGAGAGAAACTTCTCTCTTGAAGATTCAACAACAATGTTGTTGGTCGATCTCTTCACAAGCAGAGGGACATGTCAGGAACAGATAAAATATCTCCCAGAAAAGTATCATTTTCTTGCAGGAGCTGGTTCTAGTTGA